GGTCGATAAAACCCCCGTCATTCGTGGGCTGACCCGACCGACCGGAGCGACCGGAATGGTTTTCATAGGATTGCAAACTGTCTTGGGGGGCTTGCCTGGGTTCGGTCATGCCCTTGGCTAGGGCGTCTTCAATCGTGTCCAAGGTCTTGTCTTCGGATTCCGCGCCTGTATTCCATGATTCCACGGCTTCCATGATTGCGGCCCGGGCTTCCTGCTCCACCACTTCACCGCCTGAAATGAGCCCACCCAAGGCGGCCACGCTCTTGAATAGCTGGTCATGCCGCTGGCCTGCTGGGGCGTCGGCAATGGCCCTGCACTCTTCCACCAACGCGGTCTTGCCGTAGGGCGTCGATAGCGTAGCGGTTATCCTGGGGCAGGGCTTGGCTTCAGGCGTCGGCTTCGGCTTCCTGGCTAGGCGCTCTTTCCATGCTTGGGGAAGCGGGGCGGGCTGTAGGCGGTTCAACCATTCATAAGCCCCGTCTTCGTTGCGCGAAGGGGCAACCACAACATATCCCCCGGCGCTGCGTATATCGATACCAGGGGCAACCTTGCCCACGCTGCAAGGGATCTCCACGCCGTCCGGGAACTGAAAGAATAGCTGGTCCCCACCGCTGCCCGTGCGCTGCTGTAGCGTTGCGGGAAGGGGTCCAAGATCCGCTTCCAGTTCCTTGCATGAGGCTATACCGTCCACCCCATGCTTGCGGTCACGGTCGATAACTAGTGTTGATCAGCACCCTAATGGAGCCACCGATCGGCACCCTAATGAAGCCAGCAAAAGTGAGAGATTTTCGCTCGGACGACCTCGTCTAGTTATGTGTTTATGAGTCGCCTCTGCAAGGAGAAACATCCATGCGAGGAGTCCTGTAGCTCTTGCCGTCCAGCATGATCTGATAGGCGCCGTGCTTGATCCGGTCGAGAGTGGCTGCCCCCAGCAGTTTGTTGTGGAAGGCGTCGTTCCATTCCGAGAAGTCCAGATTGCTCGTGATGATCGTTGGCCGCCGCTCGTAGCGATCCGCGATGACGTCGTGGAAGTCTTCGTCCTGCCCGGGGCGCATGGGCTTGAGACCGAAGTCGTCGATGATGAGCAGGTCTGCCTTGGTCAGTGCCGCCAGCTTGCGCTCGAAGTTGCCCACGGCCCGTGCTGAGGCGAGCTGGCCCAGCAGCTTAGCATGGGAGGCAAACACGGTGTCGTAGCCGCGACGTACGGCGATGTGGCCCAGTGCCTGGGCAAGGTGGCTCTTCCCGGTGCCGCAGGGGCCGACGATGAGCACCGGGACCTTCTCCTCCAGGTAGCGACAGGTGGCCAGATCCATGATCTGCGCCTGGTTCACCCCGAGGTTGAAGGTGAAGTCGTAGCTTTCGAGCGTCTTCTGCGCGTTGATGCCGGCCCGGCGCTGCCTCATGACGAGTTTGCGCTGCTCACGGCGGGCGATCTCGTCTTCGATGAGCAGGGCCAGGAAATCGGTGTAGGCGAGCTTCTGTTCCACGGCTTGACGGTTGCGGATCTCCAGGGAGTCCAGGATGCCGGAGAGGCGGAGTTGTTTCAGGTGCGGCGTGAGTTGAGGCATGGGGTTCATTGCTGTGTCCTTAGTTGAGCAGGTCAGAGTTGCGGGTGAAGCGGGACGTTCCGCCGTAGGCATCAGGCAGGGCGATTGGCAGGGAGAGGTTTTGTTGGTCCAAACCCTTCTCCAGGATATTCTTCACGTTGCGGTACGTTCCGGCTCCGTGATCCAGGGCTCTGGCGCAGGCCGCCTCCAGTCGTCGTTTGCCGTAACGACCCTGAAGTTGCAGCAGACCTTGAACAGCTCGCAGGTTGTCGAGGACGCGGTGGGTAAAGAGATCATGGACCAGTTCCAGGCAGCGTTCTCCGATTTTTTCAGCCTGAGCCAAGCACCACTGCGGATCACGCATCAGGTAAGCCGTGGCTTCCGGCGGCAAATGGTCCTGCACCGTGCTGCGTGCGCCAGGTTTTGACAGCCGGGGATGAGTAGCCACGAGTTTTTGTTCATGGAAGATCTGCACGGTCTTCTCCGTGGCACGCAGCCAGAGAGACTTGTGGACCAGCGTGAATGGGGCGGAATAGAAGGCTTTTTCGAACTGGACATGGCAGTTGCCATGCAACTTCACCGATGCCCATGCTGCCAGTTCGGGCGCGATATCCGGCAGGGGACGCAGGAAATCCTTCTCCATCTCGGCGAAACGAACCAAGGGCTTCTGCTTGGTCGTGCCGTGAATGCGGTTTCCGGCTATGCCCATGACCCATTCGTGGAGTTGGCGGTTGGCGTCAGCCAGACTGCGGAACTCTCGCAACTTTGCGAAGCTGTTTTTGACGTATTTGATGTTCGATTCGACGACGCCCTTTTTTTGCGGGTCACGCGGAGGGCATGCGGAGACCAGGAAGGAGTACCCCTCGGCAAACTCGGCATAAGCCCGCTGGACTTCTGGCTCGTAGTAACAGGCGCGGGTGATGGCGCACTTGGGGTTGTCGATGACTGTCTTGAGTGGCGTGCCGCCGAAATGTTCGAAAGCCCGGCGATGGCAGCCCAGCCAGGTTTCCACGCGCTGGTTGGTGACCAGCTCGGCGTACATGTGCTTACTGCACGGGAGCGTCATGACGAAGAACCACGTCTTCATGACCTCGCCGTTATGGACGTCGGTGATGACGGGGCCTGCGCCAAAGTCGATCTGGGCGGTCTCGGCTGGAGGATGATCAAGGAAGACAGTGGCTACCGGCGCTGACTTCTGGTGGCTCTTGAGCAGGCGTCGCACCGAGTCGTAGCTTCCAGTGAAGCCGTAACGTTCGACCAGAGCCTGATGGATCGTCGTGATCTGTATCCCCTCGTCGGCCCATGTGCAGATCTGGTCGACAAAGGGCTTTGCCAGGGACTGTGATGGTTGCGTTCTCCTTGGGAGCTGAAGCAGGGATTCCAGGACATCGTTGGGCGGGAGGGGTTGACTGCGGTCCAGCCAGCCTTGCTCCAACGCCAGGACGCGAAGCTGCGCGGCTTTAGGCCGCCCCATTGCGCCTGCGCGGGCAATATCCCGGTCAGACTCGCCTAGTCGCATCCGGGCGATGACGTGACGTATTTCGTGCATTGCGAACCTCCTGTTGGCCATCCCTTCCTCCTTGTGTTTCAGGAGGTCCGGGATAGGCGGTGAGGAAGTCCGAGCGAAGTGTTTTTATGGCTCTCTCAAAATCAAGGTGGCTCCATTAGGGGTGCACACCAAGTGGCTCCATTAAGGGTGCCGATGAACTGGCTCCATTAGGGTGCCGACGTTTTGGCTTCATAGGGGTGCTGATCAACAACTAGCAAGCCGCTTACTGGCCCGGTCGGTAAGCCTATTCCTGCCACCCCTGGCCGGGAGAACATTTCTTTGATTGTGTCAGGGTCGGTTGTCGCGTCCTTGAACCCGTTGGGGGTCAAAGGCGCTTTCTTGATATTCACCGGAAAGACAGGCTTCCCCTTCGCGGCTATGGCAAGGGCTGCGCTTAATAGCGCCTGGCTATCCATTAGCGCACCTTCCCGGCTACCGGATCCGGAGCTTGACTATCAGCCCCCTTTGTGAAACATTCCCCGCAACACACACACCGTTTCACGCGCCCCGCTTCATGGTCTTGCCCGGCCTTGGCGGGGTTCTCTTTTTGCTTCATGCTACCCCCTAGCCCTGGATTTCCAAGCGGTTCAGAAACCAATCAATAAAGGGTTCCCGAAGGTAGCCCACCTTGGTCTTGCCCATCTTGACCTTGCCACCGGGTCCGGTGCCGTCGCTGTCCCTGTTTGCAAGTGTCCGCCCGTCGATCATTCCCCCCGTAAGCTCTTTGACCTGCTGCCGGACAAATACCGCCGGAAGGGCCGCCAAAAGTTCCCGCTTCAAGTCCTCTTTCCGCTGTCTTTTGATTTCGACTTTATTCATTCAAAACACTCCACTCGTTAGGGTTAGTGAATGAATGTGTTATCGCTGATATTTAAGGCTATTCTGTAGGGCGGATTTTCGAATAACTGGCAGGATTTCAGGTAGGATTTTCAGATTTTTCGAAGGGCAACAAAAAACCGGGTTTCCCCGGCTTGCTGAATCAATCTTTTATGACTGTTTTTTCTTAATCGGCCTAGGCTTACCCAAAAGGCCGTAATGGACCCGTTCAGTATAGCTGCTGTTCAGGCGGTCTTTTTCTGCCTGGGCGTTTCGGCCTGGAAGCGGCTGACCCGTGGCTATGGCCATTGCTGCGTAATTCGTGACCTTGCCCCATTTCCCTTGGGCGTTCCGAATCATATAGGCCCGGGCTGCTTCGTCACTAAATCCGCGCTCTATCAACTGTTCATTGTATTCCTTGGTCGTCGCGGGCAACGCTTCCGGCGGGTCCACCTGCGGAATCCCTACCTGTTGCCCGTTGCCTGTGGTGGCCGTGTGCGACGTTGTGGCGGGCTTCATCCCGTGGACTTCGATTTCAGCGGCCTTGACCATGCGGGCTACCATTTCCGCGTCTGTGATCCCGGCTGCCCGGAGAGTTTCGGCCAGGGCTTCGGCTGTGTCTGGCTTGTGGGGAAGCGGCCCTAGCCCGTGGGCTTGTTCATAGGCTTGGACTTCAGAAATATTGAAACATAGCCGTTTCACAAAATCAATTCGCCAATAGTCACGCCCACCATCTGCCATTTCCCAGTCAACACTACTGCAAAGAACATCTTCATCAGAATAGGGATCTTCCCAAAAGGTATTATAGCAAACTGGATTATCCCCTAATTTAGTGCAAAAAAAACACTGCGCTACGCTATTCTGAGGTGTTCGACGGTCGGTTTCTTTCCATTCGAATCGTTTGCCTGTGCCTAGGTCTACTGCAGTCAGTCCTTTTGAAAGAACAACCCCTACAAATTCAAACGGCGCTGCCTGCCACCGCTCTAAAATCTCTTCACCCGTAATCCACCGCTTTTCCACCACGTCACTGCCCCTTTGCCCCCGTTGAGAAGATCCAGGGCCAGGCGCAACCGGGGCAGGTCATGCGCTTTTCGGTCGGGGCAATTACTCCCGGCCTAGGCCCTGGGAATTTTGAGCTATGCCCTAGCGCGTTCAGAGATAGCCGCGTCAACCATAGCGCCGAAAAACTCCATCATCTTGAGTCGCTGTTCCTGCTCCATGCCGTCAATCACGGGTGCCAAGGTCGCCATGCCTACCACAATCTTGCCAAGCAAGTCTTGATTGTTGTTTTTGTCCGTGAACTGATTTGCTGCTGTTCCCATGACTACACCTCCCCCGGCATGGCTAGTTCCACAACCTCGGCCAGTTTATCCGCGCCGGGCTTGCCTGCAAAAACCGCCTTTGCTCCCCGGAGCAACGTGCCCACCACCTTGTCCTTACGGGCCTCTTCAATACGTTCCGCTTCGGTCGGGTGCAAATAGTTCTTGAAGTCTTCCGCCTCAACATGCGCCCGGAGCGTTTCCACCTGGGCCACTGTGCGGGACATGAGCCGATGCCATGCGTCAACGTCAAACTCGTAATCATTCCAACTCAAAGCCTTCCATGCCTGCGTCATCACGTCGAGTTCGTCGTGAATCCGGCCTAGTTCGCTTTCCGTTTCGGATACAAGTTTACGCATCCCTTCATAAGCGGCGCGCGGGTCGGTAAGGTTGCCTGTTGTCGTGTTGGTCTGTACTGCCTGCATAGCCATGATGAACCCCCTAGGTTCGTTTGTGGTAGGCATGGCCGGGAAGGCGCAATCTTCCCGCCGTGCCGTTTTAACCCCGGCACCCATTGCCAGGGTCAGAAATTCATTTCTTCCCGCCGTGGATCTCTATCACTTTCGCGGGCTCAGTCTGCATCATCCCTTCCAAGGCGCTCATGGCCCGGCGGCGTCCGGCGTCCCCACTGTGCTGATAGCGTAGCGCCATGGCAGGCGTCTTCCATCCGGCCAGGTCCATCATATCCCGAAGCGGCGTGTTCAACTGGCCAAGCCTTGTTGCCCCTGTATGCCGCAAGGAATGGAATACAACCTTGTCACGCTTATCCCGCCCCGCGTTTAGCCCCAGATCATCGGCCACGTCACGAAATGACCGGGGGGCTTGCGTGTAGGGTTCACCCTTTGCCCCAAGGAACACAAGGCCCGTCTTCGGGTTCATATCCTTGAGCATGTCCACCAATGCCGGGGAAAGCGGAATGGTTCGGCTTGTCCCGTTCTTGGTATCGCGGAAGGTCGCTTGTGTGTTGGCAAGATCCACGTCCCGCCACTCCAACTTGAAGGCTTCCCCAGCCCGGCAACACGTCATGGCGCAAAACAAGGTCAACCTGTAGGCGTGCTGGTCACGTCCGGCCAGGGCTTCAAGGATGGCCTGCAATTCCTCGCTCGTAAGCGTCCGCGTCCGGCGGTTACTTTCAGGCTTCAGGACCGCGCCAACGTGCTTACCCCTGGGCGGGGCTTCCGTGATGATCTTCCGCATAAAGGCGTGATCCATAATTTGCCGCAAGGTCAGGGCTATGTATTGCCTTGTTCGTGGAGCAAGCCCGGCGTCCGTCAAAGCCTTAATCAGAAAGTCCCACTGTGCCAGGCCAATTTGCCGCAAGGGGATATGCCCTAGCAACGGTTCAAGCCAGTTCTTGAAGTGACTTTCTTCCTTATCCCAAGACTTGGCCTTTTTCTTCTGTTTGGCGGTCCCCAAGTATTCCGGCCAATAGTCGGCAAGGGTCACAAGCTCCGTTTCCTGTAGGCGCTTCAGGCGTTCGGCTTCGGCCTTCTCTTGCTCTTCCGCCTGGATCTCTTCGGCCTTTGTTCGCGGCCCTTGCGTGATACCCTTGGCGGCCTTGGTATATGCAAGGCGTCGAGACACCGCCTCTTCCTGGGTCATGCCATCGGAAGCCCACCCAAGCCCCTGCGATTCCATCTTGCCGTCAACGGCATAGCGGATGCTGAAATATCTATCGTAACCTTTGCCATGCTTCCGGCTGGGATCAATTTTGACCCGCACCCCCCGCGCAACCGTTACCCATTTTTCTTCCATCCCTTGCCCCTTTGCCATTGCCAGTTTTTTGCCACTTTTGCCACTGAAAAGCAATTATTGCCAGTTAAAGCTAGTGACAACACACTAGGCGTAAACTACTGACACGTCAAGGATATTGTGTGATTTAATGAAGGTAAATGAAGCCTTTCAAAGAGATTTAAAATCCCTTGCCCTTCGGGGCGTGCCGGTTCAAGTCCGGCCCTGGGCACCAAATGATAATCAAAGGCTTGTTGCAAACGCGACAAGCCTTTTTTTTAGACCCGCTACCCCGTCCCTGCCTTTCCCGCTGCCTTTGTCGCCATCTCCCCTGCTGCCGCCGTCGCTGCCTTTCCCGCTGTCTCTGTCGCTGCCTTTATCGCTGCCTTCCCCGCTGCCTCCAGCCCTGCCCCCCATTGCATAAAAAAAGGCGGGATAAACCCGCCTGAAGCTTTGAAACCAGTCCTGTCCGATCAGACACCGAGAAGGAGTGGTGAATGGAGGGAGGGGGATAAAAATGGGGATGGGAAGAGGACAAAGGCAGGGACAGGAAAATATCCTCGCCTCTATCGATGCGTTTATCGCAGCCTCTGTCCCTGCTCCGTCGCTGCCTTTCCCACTCACCATTCACCAATCACTATTCACCAAGAAGAATCAAACTATCTGCCTCCTGCGCAACCCGACCAGTCCGAGCAAGCCGGACCCGAAGAGGATGGCCGCGCCGGGGAGGGGGACGGCCCGGGCAGCGAAGACGAGGTCATCGTAATCCAAGTCGTCTCCGCCCGGGTCTTCGAAACCGAACAGGAACATGCCCGCCGAAAGGCTGACCTCGTTGATCATGACCGCAGTATTGAGTTGATAAATATGTACGGGCTCAAGAACACCCGCCTGAGACGTCGGCCAAATATTGATCGCATACTGCGTACTGCTAGATCGGGTCAAATCCTTGAGATACAGCGTACCTATATCAAGATTATTTGCCGGAAGATTTGAATCGTCCTTGTTATTGAAAATTGTAGTTGATGTTGAGTCAACCAACTCGAAAAGAATATTTTCATCGCCAGCTTCCGAGCCAACGTAAACAAAATCGAACAATCCGGACAGCTGCGTTCCTTGCCAAGAAGTGACTGCACCACTTGTCAAGATGCTGGAATCAGAACTCAAAATCCCATCAATCCTATAATCCGTCGCCTGCGCCTGACCGGCCAGCAGCATGAACAGACCAACCACAAAGACCTTGATTCCCGTTTTCATTTCCCGCTCCTGTCGCTGGAGGATTTTCGCGTTTCGTTGAAAAAAACAACCAACCCGTTTTAGCAATATCCATTCCCAACAGCAGTCCGACCGGACAAGACTGGCGCGTGATTGGTGATTGGTGATTGGTGAATGGAGGGGATAAAGGCGGGACAGCCCGCTTTGTGTTCAAAAACAATCTCGTATGGAAAAGTGAACGGTGAATAGTGAATGGATGGGAGGGGACAAAGGCGAGTGGAGCGCCTTTTGCAATGCATGCCCAGCACCAGGATTGTCTTGAGAAGTCGGACTCGCACCCACAGACTCCGCCATCTCGGCAACCAGGCTCTTTTCTCGACAGGATGTAATACTAAAACGCTACGCCAGAAACAAAGCAGTCTTCACAGGGGCACTTATGAAAAAACGTATTGCAGCAATTTTCTTTTCTGGAATTTTTGTTTTGCTCTCTTCATTTTCTGCCATGGCGAGCAGTCCTCTTTTTACCAGTACAATTGACTTAAATACATCAATTTCTGATTATAATGCAAATAACATTTTTTATATTGATAATTTTACATTCAGCCCAAACATGAATATTGATTATTTCTCAGTAAATATTAGCTACTCAGGCGTCAATATGGGCAACGAAAGATGGTATGTCACGCCTTTTGATGTAAATACTTTAACAGGTAACCAATACGCGCTTTCCGCGAGCGGAAACGAGCAGCCTTTTAAGTTCACTGCTGATTTTCTGGGCGATTATTTCGATATTTTCAAAAACGCTGGATCCTTTGCTCTTGGATTCTATGAAACTACCAATGGCCTTGACTCCTTCACCCTAAATTCCGCAACCCTCACCATCTACGGCACCCCCGCCGCAGTCCCCATCCCCGGAGCCATGTTGCTCTTCGGAACCGGCCTGCTGGGTCTGGTGGGTTTGCGGCAGCGGCAGATACGCTGATCCCCCCGACCGCCCAAAAAGAAAAAGCCGCCTGCGTTCAGCGCAAGCGGCTTTTGTTTTGAAAATTCGATCCGCATATCAGCGGAACCATGACTCTGCGCAAATAAAAACCCCATGCCTCTATCGCTGCCTTTGTCGCTCTCCCGTCGCTGCCTCCGTCGTTGTCTCTGTCGCCTCTGTCGCTGCCTCCATCCCAGCCTCCATCCCCGCCTCCCTTGACCAAGGATGCCCGCTTCACTAGAGATAATAGATACCGCTCAGTCTGGAGGAAACATGGTGACAATGACGGACAATACGGTGCTGAAAGAAGCATTTAAAGATGCAATCCGGGAAATCGTTTTTGAGAACAAGGAGTTTCTGCATGAAATCCTGGTGGAGGCCATGGAGGATGTTGCCATGAGCCATGCCATAGAGGAAGGGGAAAAATCCGTAGCGGTGGACCCAAAGGTTGTTTACGATCTGCTTGACTCTGCAAAATGAAAATCGAATTCAAGTCTTCCTTTCAAAAGGACCTGAATTCGCTTCAGCGTGACGAAAAGCTTTTTGCTCGGATCAAAGAAATCATTCTCTTGGTCGAATCCAGCAATTCCATCGAAGCCGTCGGAAACGTCAAAAAACTCAAATCCGACGGACTGTATTACCGCATCCGAATCGGTGACTACAGAATGGGCATGATCGTTGAAGGAGACACGGCAATTTTTGTTCGCATCCTCCATCGAAGCAGAATATATCGCTATTTTCCCTAAGTATTCCACACGCCCGTCGATGCCTCTCCCGCTGCCTTAATCGCTACGC
This DNA window, taken from Desulfomicrobium sp. ZS1, encodes the following:
- a CDS encoding bifunctional DNA primase/polymerase codes for the protein MDSQALLSAALAIAAKGKPVFPVNIKKAPLTPNGFKDATTDPDTIKEMFSRPGVAGIGLPTGPVSGLLVVDQHPYEAKTSAP
- the istB gene encoding IS21-like element helper ATPase IstB codes for the protein MNPMPQLTPHLKQLRLSGILDSLEIRNRQAVEQKLAYTDFLALLIEDEIARREQRKLVMRQRRAGINAQKTLESYDFTFNLGVNQAQIMDLATCRYLEEKVPVLIVGPCGTGKSHLAQALGHIAVRRGYDTVFASHAKLLGQLASARAVGNFERKLAALTKADLLIIDDFGLKPMRPGQDEDFHDVIADRYERRPTIITSNLDFSEWNDAFHNKLLGAATLDRIKHGAYQIMLDGKSYRTPRMDVSPCRGDS
- a CDS encoding site-specific integrase; its protein translation is MEEKWVTVARGVRVKIDPSRKHGKGYDRYFSIRYAVDGKMESQGLGWASDGMTQEEAVSRRLAYTKAAKGITQGPRTKAEEIQAEEQEKAEAERLKRLQETELVTLADYWPEYLGTAKQKKKAKSWDKEESHFKNWLEPLLGHIPLRQIGLAQWDFLIKALTDAGLAPRTRQYIALTLRQIMDHAFMRKIITEAPPRGKHVGAVLKPESNRRTRTLTSEELQAILEALAGRDQHAYRLTLFCAMTCCRAGEAFKLEWRDVDLANTQATFRDTKNGTSRTIPLSPALVDMLKDMNPKTGLVFLGAKGEPYTQAPRSFRDVADDLGLNAGRDKRDKVVFHSLRHTGATRLGQLNTPLRDMMDLAGWKTPAMALRYQHSGDAGRRRAMSALEGMMQTEPAKVIEIHGGKK
- a CDS encoding type II toxin-antitoxin system RelE/ParE family toxin produces the protein MKIEFKSSFQKDLNSLQRDEKLFARIKEIILLVESSNSIEAVGNVKKLKSDGLYYRIRIGDYRMGMIVEGDTAIFVRILHRSRIYRYFP
- the istA gene encoding IS21 family transposase, which produces MHEIRHVIARMRLGESDRDIARAGAMGRPKAAQLRVLALEQGWLDRSQPLPPNDVLESLLQLPRRTQPSQSLAKPFVDQICTWADEGIQITTIHQALVERYGFTGSYDSVRRLLKSHQKSAPVATVFLDHPPAETAQIDFGAGPVITDVHNGEVMKTWFFVMTLPCSKHMYAELVTNQRVETWLGCHRRAFEHFGGTPLKTVIDNPKCAITRACYYEPEVQRAYAEFAEGYSFLVSACPPRDPQKKGVVESNIKYVKNSFAKLREFRSLADANRQLHEWVMGIAGNRIHGTTKQKPLVRFAEMEKDFLRPLPDIAPELAAWASVKLHGNCHVQFEKAFYSAPFTLVHKSLWLRATEKTVQIFHEQKLVATHPRLSKPGARSTVQDHLPPEATAYLMRDPQWCLAQAEKIGERCLELVHDLFTHRVLDNLRAVQGLLQLQGRYGKRRLEAACARALDHGAGTYRNVKNILEKGLDQQNLSLPIALPDAYGGTSRFTRNSDLLN